The sequence AGGCTTTTAAGATGAAATAGGCTCTTAAATGGTCTTCGGCAGCAGTTGTGCTTCTTCGTTTAGATTCACTTGACTGGAATCGAAATACTGCTGAATCTTTTCGGGATTGAAGGATCCCTGCGGTACCACAGGTAATGATTCTTTTCACTCCATGATATCTCATGGCTTTTAAGAGGTTGGGCATACTCCTTGTGAGTACGTCGTTTTTATCTGTATTCAAGCAGCTGATTACCGTGTCACAGCCTTCAATGGTTCTCATCACATCTTCTTCGTTCAGTACATCGCCTACAATATCATTGCTGCACGCTTCTCTATCAGTTTCGCTCCTTATCAGACGGTTTACCTCATGTACAGATTTTACTTGTTGAAAGACAACAGAACCGACCCGCCCGGTGCTTCCGAATAAAGCGATTTTCATCATTATGACCTCCAGTCTCACTATGGAAATAGTGTACCGCAAAATCGTTATTATTTACATGAATCTGCATCTCAGGTTACATACTAGGAAGGAGAAGAATAAAAAAAGTCTCGAATTGAAAACTTTTATGTTGACTTATTTCTTGTCTCGTTTTATGATGACAATCGTAACGAATTTAAATCCGATAAGAATAGTGGGGGTTATACGATGCAAAAATGGAAATTATCCATCATCATGCTAATAGCTTTATCCATGGTATTAGCTGCGTGTGGTCAATCTAATGATAAAGAAGAATCAAGTGGTGATTCTAAAGAAGACTCTAAAACATCACTATACGACCAAGTCATGGAAGAAGGAGAATTACTTGTTGGAACGGAAGGTACATACCCTCCTTTCACATTCCACGACGAATCCGGGGAACTGACTGGATTTGATGTAGAGATTGCCCGTGAAGTAGCAAAGCGTCTGGGCGTTGAAGCGAAATTCCAGGAAACACAATGGGACGCGATGTTTGAAGGCTTGAACTCTAAGCGTTTTGACGTAATTGCAAACCAAGTGGGGATTCGTGAAGATCGCCAGGAGAAATATGATTTCTCAACACCATATATCGAATCAAGTGCAGTAGTGGTTGTATCCAAAGACAATAACGATGTGAAGACATTTGAAGATATTAAAGGATTAACTTCTGCTCAATCTCTGACAAGTAACTATAGAGATATCGCTGAAAAAAATGGGGCGGAAATTCAGCCCGTTGAAGGCTTGGCACAATCTATCCAACTTCTTGAGCAAGGCAGAGTAGATGTAACTGTAAACGATAAAATTTCAATTCTTGACTATTTAAAGAAACAGCCGAACGCAAATGTCAAAATAGCTGCTGAAGCTGAAGAGGCCGGACAAAGTGGTCTGATGTTCCGTAAAGGAAACGACAAGTTAGTAGAAGAAGTTAACAAAGCGTTAGAGGAAATGAAGAAAGACGGTACGTACAAAGAGATTTCTGAGAAATGGTTCGGAGAAGATGTATCTCCTAAGTAGTATCTACCAGGATCCCGAAGCAATGATTGATATACTACAAAGCTCCCTGCTTCCAATGCTAGAGGGAGCTTTGTATTATTCTATCCCTCTGACGCTGATTTCTTTTGCTTTAGGAATGATCCTGGCCGTCCTTACTGCACTTGCCCGTTTGTCCAATGTATCGATTTTAAGAGGAATTGCCCGATTTTATGTATCTGCCATTAGGGGAACACCATTACTTGTTCAATTGTTCATTATTTTCTACGGCTTACCGACACTTGGAATAAAGTTTGATCCGTTCCCGTCTGCCATCATTGCTTTCTCATTAAATAAAGGTGCCTACTCCTCTGAAATCGTCCGTGCAGCGATTCAATCGATTCCCAAGGGTCAATGGGAAGCAGGCTATTCCATCGGTATGACGTATTCACAAGCTTTAAAGAGAATCATCCTGCCCCAAGCTACTCGTGTATCCATCCCGCCGTTATCGAATTCATTCATTAGTCTGGTGAAGGACACGTCGCTGGCTTCATTGATTCTTGTAACAGAAATGTTCAGAAAAGCACAGGAGATTGCTGCGACCAACTATGAGTTCCTGCTTATGTACATGGAAGCTGCCCTCTTGTACTGGATCATTTGCTTTATCTTATCCATCATTCAAGGCCGTATCGAGACACGACTAGATCGATATATTGCCAAGTAATTATATGCCGCAACAAATTAAAGGAGATTGAATATGATTTCCATCAAAGGATTAACGAAACGATTTGATCAATTAGAAGTGTTAAAGGGAATGAATGTTGAGGTGAATAAAGGACAGGTAATCGTCCTGATCGGCCCTTCAGGTTCTGGGAAAACAACCTTCC is a genomic window of Rossellomorea sp. y25 containing:
- a CDS encoding SDR family oxidoreductase, which codes for MMKIALFGSTGRVGSVVFQQVKSVHEVNRLIRSETDREACSNDIVGDVLNEEDVMRTIEGCDTVISCLNTDKNDVLTRSMPNLLKAMRYHGVKRIITCGTAGILQSRKDSAVFRFQSSESKRRSTTAAEDHLRAYFILKASEMDWTIVCPTYLPDGERLGIYRTEKEVLPPEGKSISMYDTGDFIYQQLEDDRYIRTRVGICY
- a CDS encoding amino acid ABC transporter substrate-binding protein, giving the protein MQKWKLSIIMLIALSMVLAACGQSNDKEESSGDSKEDSKTSLYDQVMEEGELLVGTEGTYPPFTFHDESGELTGFDVEIAREVAKRLGVEAKFQETQWDAMFEGLNSKRFDVIANQVGIREDRQEKYDFSTPYIESSAVVVVSKDNNDVKTFEDIKGLTSAQSLTSNYRDIAEKNGAEIQPVEGLAQSIQLLEQGRVDVTVNDKISILDYLKKQPNANVKIAAEAEEAGQSGLMFRKGNDKLVEEVNKALEEMKKDGTYKEISEKWFGEDVSPK
- a CDS encoding amino acid ABC transporter permease, which encodes MYLLSSIYQDPEAMIDILQSSLLPMLEGALYYSIPLTLISFALGMILAVLTALARLSNVSILRGIARFYVSAIRGTPLLVQLFIIFYGLPTLGIKFDPFPSAIIAFSLNKGAYSSEIVRAAIQSIPKGQWEAGYSIGMTYSQALKRIILPQATRVSIPPLSNSFISLVKDTSLASLILVTEMFRKAQEIAATNYEFLLMYMEAALLYWIICFILSIIQGRIETRLDRYIAK